GAGAATTATCTGTGTGCAATAAGTGGTGTTTCATTATTGAAATCGATAAAACTATAACAGTGTAGTTCCAGAGAAGAATCTatcaaatttatagaaaattattagactTATTCATCAAAGGTCTAATAATCCAAAATCTACACTAAATCATTTACCGAAATTAATCCTAATCTGTGGAGTATATTATATCTATCCCTAATGATGACTTTTAAGCCTATTTATAATCTGTCATTATACTGTTTAATTATTCGGTTttcttaactaaaattttaattaatgttagtctATGTcgaaaaatttctaacattaaCATTGTCAAGCAGAATCAAATAATGTCGATTCCAACTGTTACTAAATCCTACTTAGCTTCACTGAGTCAATTATATAATGTAAATgatttatgaaattaaactaattaatacAGGAGTGGAGTTGATTAATGAACTAATTATggtgaatatttttttatgaacaaattttttttctaagtttattgaataaataaaattttttaaaatataataattaaatttataattattacatcaaataaattaaaattagacaaTGTAATTCCCTCTCAAACACCATATGATTTTCTAGCgatggtggaaaatagtctcCCGAGTGCTTGCCCAAACAGTCAGCCTAATTTCGAGTTCCCAGGAGCGCTCTCCGCGACAGTAAAtgatgtttaaaaaataattacggTGGAATTTGAGATGACTTGACaggtcaaaaaagaaaattgaatagaAATCCCAGTGTCACAAAAAGAGATTGATTTGTGTagagaaaagaataaataaataaagaaagaatctAGAACATGCATGCATGTCATACAGCGCATCATAACATGCAAACTTCCATGATAACCTTTTGACCAAAATTATCAGAATTGTAAATCGTAAGgtctcttcaaattttcaactctTTTCTCTGTGAGCACGCGCATAACTTGTTTAGCTTTTGTAACTCATTTTGCCATTTGATTTTTCCGAGCTGACTTctggttttttatttataacttcTTGAGGCTCGTCGTGTTCTTCGTGggacatttttcttttcttccgtAAATTTCACGtttgtttttatacatatatatatctctatggccaaaaggttttattttatgctcTCTCCGCATCAAATTTCATGGTGATTGAAGCTTGAAATGATTGGAAATCTTGAAATGGTTGAACTTGGCTCACGTGTGTCAATCATTATGGTTGTTGGCTGTTAATTTGCTATACAGTTCTTCGCTGtaagatattattaatttttattttcccacCCATATTGAAATTAACGAAATTTTGTAATATCATAATGTACCCAATTCAGTAATTGATTGCCATTCCTTAAAGAGgtggtttttgaaattaaatactAATCCAAATTTAGTACTTGTTTGTTCCTTTGAAAATTGTTTCAACCCCTTGAGTGGTTTCTGAATTTAAGTGTTCACAGATTTGACAATGGTTTtggatattattattttagaattgTTTTCAATATGTAAGTATAAGTAtcagtattttatgatacacgatatatatcttacaatataatatgatataggtaaaaaatgatatatatgtcGTAaaatgtatcgaattaatacgatataattaACATATCGAACGATAGAATACCGATCAATATACTTcttataagtattttttatattttttaaaataataatatatcaattatatttattatattatattatttaataaaatatatatcatgcgATGtgatacaatatttaatatataatataaaaaatttgttttttaatatataatataattaatgattcGACTACCATATAAATAATGGATTGTTTTGTTACAAAGTCAAGATCATAGATGGAAACTTTAcacttattaattatattttaacatttggTCCACGATTCATTGAGATAAAAACTCAACCCAGATGTtcaaataaatgtaaaaaatgcAACAAGGAAATGAAACTATACATAGAAAACTGTTATTATttacaatacaataaaattatatatatctattatatatataaaaataaatatatacttgatatatattattatataattaaataattttaaattaaaaataaaataatatttaattatataataatatatataaatatatatttatttatatatatttaaaataggtaaatgTAGTgataataattgtaataataaaaaataaaaaaaattcaatgtatCTTAGTGAGTGTTGGGATGGTCCcatgaacaataatttaatagagaaaataatgcaaAAGTAAACGTTGATGGTTATCATAAGGAGTGTTGGCATGGTCCCATGatgatttaattgttaattttatataatatgattcaaAAAGGTTATTGATCAGATTGATGTACACAGAAACAAAGCTGGAGCATTATTGATTTATACATCAAGAGAACGTATGTGAAGAAGACATACGCTATCTTCTCGAagttgagtaatttttttttacagtaaaactatgtatatctatttttgatacataatttatatacacagataagatgttatcatgtgattagatatttctttatcatatgataacacatgttttaaaatcatctaattatatgatgacacatcactgtgtacatgaattgtgtatcaaaaataggtatacatagtattactcttttttttaacCCCTTTATTAGTGAGAGAGataaattagagatatagtaattagatatataattattatattagataaattaaaattttataaatatgataaaaatttaaaattaaatttatttttgaaaattccaaTATTGCACAAATTTTGCTGATATTTAGAGTCTTAACTTTGGTAATTTCCCTTACACTTCACCTTCTATGTATTCTAATAATCAAATACGTTAATTTAGACTGTATATTAATCAGATAAATAACGTAGCTTTTTGACTTAATATGTATGAAAACGTGAATCTCTTTGTCTGAGCTATCTTCTCAGCTTCATTCTAGAAGTAAACAGTGATTACAGTAATATTCCTTTTAGGCTGAAgatgtataaataatgtaagATCGAACACGTTTTAAATGGTGTGGAATAGTGATGGCTCTTTCTGAGACAGTACTCATTTTCTTATATACGTCCTAGCAGCTATACTTAAATCAttcattttcttatcttttcttgggcttttataaacaaattgcTCTTAATCACTTTACTGAATCAATTTGTGAAGTGGGGAAGTTTTTCGACTGTATACGAGCTGAAAGAAATAGGAAAGAGTGCCATGGAAGAGATTGTGTcgtcgtcttcttcttcttttccgaTGTCTTTTGGTTTAGAAGCTTGTCCTACTCTTCAACAACGGCTTCAATTCATAGTTCAAAGTCGTCCTGAGTGGTGGGTCTATTCCATCTTCTGGCAACCTTCGAAAGATGTTAATGGCCGCCTTGTTTTATCTTGGGGCGATGGTTGTTTCCGTGGCAGCAAGGATTTCGCAACCAAGGGGACGAACAAACAAGGGCATGAGCTTAAGTTTGGGTTCAATTTGGAGAGAAAGAAGACGATTAGAGAAGTCCAAGTTCATTTCAATGAAGATATGGAATTAGATAGAATGGTTGCTGGAGATGTCACTGATTACGAATGGTATTACACGGTATCTGTAACTAGATCATTTGGTATTGGCGATGGTGTTCTTGGAAGGGCTTTTGGGTCCGGAGATTTTGTGTGGTTGACTGGCGATCATGAGCTACAATTGTATGAATGTGAAAGGGTTAAAGAAGCTCGTATGCATGGGATTCAAACTTTGGTTTGTATTTCAACTTCATGTGGCGTTGTTGAATTGGGGTCCTCAGATATGATCAAAGAAGATTGGGGCATAGTGCAGCTTGCTAAATCCCTTTTTGGACCTGACATTGCTAGCCTTCTCTCAAAACAAGCAAACCCTGATGGCCAGGTTCAAATCCCTAACAGAAGTGTGCCTCTTCTAGATATTGGAATGTTTTCAGGTACAACTACACAAAAAGATTGGAGTACTCTTGATGAAAAGCAACGTGGAGCAGGCGACATGAAGAAAGAGCTAGCTGGTTTAGGGCGATCGTCTTCTGATTCGGGTCCTTCTGATTCAGATGGAAACTTCGTTTCTGCAAATACTGAAAGCGCTAGGATGATcaagaaaagaggaagaaagcCAGCAAGTGAAAGAGAGTCTCCATTAAATCATGTGGAAGCAGAAAGGCAGCGTCGTGAGAGACTTAACCATAGATTTTATGCACTTCGTTCTGTGGTTCCAAATGTGTCAAAAATGGACAAAGCGTCTCTTCTTGCCGATGCTGTC
This sequence is a window from Mangifera indica cultivar Alphonso chromosome 20, CATAS_Mindica_2.1, whole genome shotgun sequence. Protein-coding genes within it:
- the LOC123203817 gene encoding transcription factor MYC1-like — protein: MEEIVSSSSSSFPMSFGLEACPTLQQRLQFIVQSRPEWWVYSIFWQPSKDVNGRLVLSWGDGCFRGSKDFATKGTNKQGHELKFGFNLERKKTIREVQVHFNEDMELDRMVAGDVTDYEWYYTVSVTRSFGIGDGVLGRAFGSGDFVWLTGDHELQLYECERVKEARMHGIQTLVCISTSCGVVELGSSDMIKEDWGIVQLAKSLFGPDIASLLSKQANPDGQVQIPNRSVPLLDIGMFSGTTTQKDWSTLDEKQRGAGDMKKELAGLGRSSSDSGPSDSDGNFVSANTESARMIKKRGRKPASERESPLNHVEAERQRRERLNHRFYALRSVVPNVSKMDKASLLADAVAYIKELKAKIDELEIKLQEQARKPKAYTMNIFDNQSTTSTIEHHMRPASSHCVTTMDVDVKIVGSEAMIRVQCPDINYPSAKLMDVLRDLEFQVHHASVSSVREMMLQDVVVRIPEGFVSEEFIRTAIFQRMQN